In Setaria italica strain Yugu1 chromosome IX, Setaria_italica_v2.0, whole genome shotgun sequence, the genomic stretch tgatcaacttgatattcagaattacatcagcctctcccagatctttcatgtcgaaattttggcacagaaataacttgacctctttgatcacgtcaagatttgtaccaaagatcagtatgtcatcgacatacaagcacaatataactccctcacccccaccatggcggtagtacacacatctatcagcctcattgacagaaaagcctgctgatatgagtgtagtatcaaatttctcatgccactgcttaggtgcttgtttcaggccatacaaagatttcagcaaCTTACACACCTTATTCTCTTGACCCTTTATTACAAATCCATCAGgctgattcatataaatttcctcatccaactctccattaaggaaagctgtcttaacatccatctgatggacgagaagaccatgtgaggcagcaagggaaagtaatactcgaatactggtcattctcgcaacaggtgagtaagtgtcgaagaaatcttcgccttctttctgggtataacccttagccacaagccgagccttgtacttatcaatagtaccatcaggcctaagcttcttcttgaacacccacttgcaacccacaggtttacaaccatacggtcgatcaacaacctcccaagttccattagaaagaatagagtccatctcactatggatagcttctttccaatcatctgcatctgggGATGCAAATGCCTCTGAGATGGTCTTAGGAGTATCATCTACGAGAtagacagtgaaatcatcaccaaaggactttgcagttctttgtctcttgctcctcttaggagcttcactgttaacctcctcatgaactggctcaagtgtttgttcagcatgatcaggaagcacaatgggttcaggagttgtctcagcaatcatatcagaagatagtctagacatactatgcaattgtttcataggaaatatattctcaaagaaagtaacatcacgagactccatcaaggtattaacatgaacatcaggcacctctgatttaaccactaaaaatctataagctatgctatgatgagcatatcccaaaaagacacaatccacagttttaggtcccaacttacgtttcttgttgattggcacactgactttggccaagcaaccccaagtgcgtaagtatgaaagtgatggttttcttccaatccattcttcatagggagttttctccttattcttcatgggtactttattcaggacatgacatgaagtcaatacagcctccccccaccatgccttagataatccactggtgtctaacatggcgttcaccaagtcagtcaaagtgcgattctttctttcggcaaccccgtttgattggggcgaatagggaggcgtcctctcatgtacaataccatgttcttcacagaacaagtcaaaatcattagagaaatactcaccaccacgatcagacctaattctcttgatctttttctcaagctgattctcaacttcagccttatagattttaaagtagttaagagcctcatctttcattttcaataaatatacatagcaatatctagacgcatcatctatcaaagtcatgaaatatctttttccacctttggtcaacacaccattcatctcgcaaataTCAGAATGAATGagttcaagtggtgccaagtgtctctcctcggctaccttgtgaggttttcgagGTTGTTTAGACtgcacacaactatggcacttagaacctttgacaatggaaaaattcggaattaaacacaggctggaaagtcgagacatagaaccaaaattcagatgacataaacgtgaatgccaaatactagcatcactctcattaataccatcacaaatatagttcactgacttattgcaataatctgtaagggaaaagcggaacaagcctccgcactcatagcctttaccaataaattgtccactcttagacacgacaattttattagactcaagcactaccttaaaaccatccctacacaaaagggagccactaactagattcttcctgatagaagggacatgctgcacgttcttcagttgcacgatctttcccgaagtaaacttcagatctaccgtaccaacaccatgaacagaagcatgtgacccattccccattaggacggaggaatcccgagcgacctggtaagatgaaaacaaggaggcatcagcacacacatgaacattagcaccagtatcaagccaccaagtatTGGTAGAATGAAACactgaaaaaacagaaggtaaattaCCATACCCACTATTTCCATCTCCAGCGCTGGTCACCATGCTTACAGACTTCTGCTGTggaggttttcttcctttgcggtttgggcacttctttgcccaatggtcagtagaaccgcacacgaagcatccctcgttctccttgttcttcttcttcttgaaggtagtggactgcttaggcttattgttcttgcccttgcccttaccaccattgccattgtgatgtgattggtgcaccatattggcactggtctgaccctcaacagctttagatcgtccatctttagcccgagctttctcctcaacatcaagagacgcaatcaagtctgaaacagaaatttctgtcctcttgtgtttgagagaagtggcaaagtccctccaggatggaggtaacttggcaataatgcccccagccacaaacttgtcggacacgacaatctttagcaggtcgagttccttcaccatgcactgtaattcatgagcctgagcgactacagattttccatcaaccatcttgtagtcatggtACTGCTCAATGATATACAGCTCAGTGCCAGTATCTGAGCCGCCGTAGTTGGCAGTCAGATCATCCCACAACGTCTTTGCGACTGTGTGATGAAGGTACACATCCTGCagatgttctgcaagtgcaccaatcacagcgcccaagaagattgtgttggcttccgtatattctttctccttttcaggagTGAGAACCCCTTCCGGTTTGCCATTGGACACCCAGAACACCTTCATGGCAGTAAGCCACAGCGTGGCTTTCACCTGCCACCTCTTGAAGTGCACGCCAGCAAACGGTGCTGGCCTCAGTGCATCAAGAAATCCAGCCATAAAACTAAAGTGCctacaataaggtttttggattgttggatatataagcacttttagttttaacttaatccagaaataaatcatgaatatgatAAACAAGcggcagattaaactagacatgtctacgcaagatctagacaagtctatcattgcaaacaGAATCAGagattctaccatactatccagtgctattagactgcaacagatcaaaatagctagtatggaagacataatgtGAGTTAAGAGgacgtacgtttctttcttgatgaaaacCGGTTCCTGGACGACAACCGgatacagcaggcgacgacgatcagcagcctgacgttgttcgcgacgacgagtgaggcccgagcgacgaagaggtagacgagccgtggtgaagaagtcgacgaagaacttgatgaagcggaggaagcgatcgagcagtcgcgcagagcgcttcccaaaaaccttattcgccctctcccggtgcaggatcgctgaagacgacggttccggagacctgctctcccaatcgccggtgcacgccgacaaacGGGATGGAGTaggctacggtggcggcgcagcagcgagaggaggcaaaaccctagctcgaatagatctACTTCTGGTAGAGGCCGataggtcgcatatataggagagcccacgattatcacgtcgcgatcgtgatctaaaccggttaggattccatatatctcgctgacttaatgaccaagtaaccaaaaaataaaacggcaaaaggaagccgcgcccccgcaaggcgaggggccggatttcggcggaccattcacgcaggtgccgcgcgcccgcgcccttcgccccgcccggcgaggcgaggcgaggcgaggcgagcgagcgcgcgcgtgtggagcttttCTTCCctcccacacacatagcttggaggagtggagacaacttccatatttaagttggtcatccctcccctccactagcaatgtgggactaaagatttgcactccacctcttgcccacatgggcctttgagatttaattgaaattctgaaattactaatgggctaggcccattatttcaacaggTCAAACACCGGGATGGCATTGCGGACTCAGACGCCAGATTCGGAAATGGACATGAAAATATTGAATAATGGGAAGTGTACTGGTTGTGGGATTTTTCACATGCAAAATCTAATTTCTGAGCAAGGAGTGCTCAGACTTTGGGACCCAGGTGATATGGTTAAACATTTAGCTCACTTGTCTGTTAGGCAAGTCTGGAATATTTCTATCTCCAATGTAGATGCAAGGTTGGGATGGTCGATTGATACTCATCATCAAGAAGATGCAAGTGCCATGGGATCCCAATTGTTTAGAGTTTACAGTGGTTGTGACAGCGACGTCTTGGGGGCAAAGCCGTATTTCAAGGAGGGAAGAATGTCAGGAACCTATGCTACAAGATGGGACGGCTAATTGGCACTTTGAGGAAGCGGGCCAGATTGCTATCTTGTCCTTGGCCCAAGGAAGCAAGTCACACGACGCGGCAGTACAAATACACAAAAGCAACAGCAAGGGAGGGTGTCGATGACCAGAAGTCCAGAACCAGAACCGGGCAACCGGCGGAGGCGAGCTCATGCTCGAGGCTAGATTGTATCTCCTacctcccttccccttcctctagAATCTTCTAGAAGCATCAAGAACCCCAATTCACTCTCTGTACTCCTATTTACTGAACCGATCGAGTAGGTTCGTAACATGCATGCCTCCATGTCGATCCATCAGTGGCGGTGGACTGCTGGTATCGCTGCGTAGGTtcggtggggggggggggggggtggcagGGTAGCAGGGGCAACTGGCCAAAGCAGACAGAAGCTGGATGCTCCCTGGTTGGTTgggaattctttttttttttttaagaaaagggTTGGATTTCATTATCGCAGAACTTTTACATCCAACCTCTTAAACAGGGCACCCCTAACGTACATAGAAGTCTACTGTAGGAGCACCCGGCGatcctcggcgccgccgggtTGGTTGGGAATTCCTAACTCGTCTCTTCGTATTGGAGCGATGAATCAGGCCTAGATACCATTTGCATGGGCCTGGCCCAATAGGAGGAAGAAGTTGGGGGGCCATCTAGTGCACACAGCGGGCCCAAGTTCCGACCCCTCCAAGGCTCCAAGAGAGGGCTACCCTCTTTCCCGTCCGGCCGCGCGCTCAGTCTGGTGGCCGGTGATGAGAGATAGTAACAACGAGACGCGCAAGTCGTGGTGCAGGCGCAGCGGGACCAACAGGCCACTCCGGCACTCCGTGCACCGGTGCACGGACGAACCATCAACGGCTTCGCCAGCCAGCCGCGCACGCGCGTTGATGCATGTAGGAGCTGAATCGAGCAGCGTGATCGGTCAACTTCTTTTTAGAGGACGAATATAATAGGGATTTTACATACTCATTTCAAAACGTTTAAATCGAAGAACACGGGAGGGGAGCCAAACCATGCATGCCGGCCAGCTCTAAACGAACTAGCAGCTattccctccatctcaaattattcagctattccctccatcccaaattataagtaattccaagaatcttagagagtcaaagcatctcaagtttgactaaaattatagagaaaattataaaaatttatgatatactatgaaaatataattgatgaagaatctaatgatacttagatggcatcataaatgttattgataatataaatttggtcaaacttgagatactttaaccctccaagattcttagaatgacttataatttagaatggacGAGTAGTAAGCAAGACAATGGTCCTCTCTACTAAATATCCTGAGGAACCATGATATATAAGCACATCGAGGCCCCATGCTACTGTCATTCTTCGGATGCGCGCAATCTTCACATCTTCAGCAAATCAGCAATAGCAAGTGCTTCGAGCATGCCATCGCTTCCGATTCAGTTATGTTCGGTACAACCATGGCGCTGGCTGTAATaaattttcttttattcctGGCATACAAACAGGCAACAACAATACTGTATAGCTCCTTTAGATCTTGCCCGGAGCTCGGTCGGTCAACCGCTGTGACCGTGTCTGCATTTATCGAGTAGACAATACTCGGATACTTTGTCGGACTCGAAATATTTATTACTCCATCTATATTTATAAGACATGGTATGACTTGTCACAgtcttccaaataacactttaactatttatttatcttatcttatattatttttaaatatatatttatgaCCATTGTAGAGTAACTTTttattacaaatccaaccatataaagtttacattataaaaatataaaaaataatagtcaaattattggtcaaaaattacaaagtttgaatcttgatatgcgtatgtgtcttataaataaaaaattggaGGGAGTTAAATTTTTCTTCACAATATTTAACTATCtatcttattaaaaaaattattataaatatataaaaagaTAAGTTATGCTTAAATTATCTTTACGATAAAGTAGTCACAAACAAGTAAgtcataaaataaaataaatgatacttatataatttttaaataaaatgaaTGATTAAACATCGCGACCAAAAGTCAATAATGTAAATATTTTGATGCGGAGTTAGTATCATCCAACGTTGGATTCTTGGCTTTGGCGCGTGATCGGACGATTGCTACTAACTATCCTCTGCTGACGACGAGAGAAGGCCAAATGCCCGCCGTCGCTGGCCTTGTCATGGACTGCTCAACAGTTCGGCGACTCTTTAACTCGTGCAATGAACTACTACTGATAGCAGAGCAGGAGGGCCCAGCCACCTGCTCCCATTTGCATTCCCTTTCGGTTGCATATATTGACATGATGCATGATGATAAGCAGCACATGTATCATACTCTTATTTCGCACCCAATGAAACGGGTCTTAATTGTTGCAGTTGGACAGACGTTGTGCTCACTCGAGCTGCAACTGAAAGGGTACGGTCCGGGCTCCGGCTACGTGCGACATGGCACTGATTCTTTAAGCTTCGAGTTTTTTTTATGTGGTAGCGTACTGAAATCAAATTCGAAATGCCCTGAAACGTGCCCTTTTTGATCCATCAACCCCCCTAATGTGAAAAGCTTCACTGCAGCTCAGCCGAATGGCGGCTCAGCTTTGTTTGGGGCAGCTGAGCTCATTTAATTTTGTACACGTCACCAGAGACTAGAATAATGCTCCATGCGCATGCTCAAATATCGTAGGAcacgcgtgcgtgcgtgcttcTAGAACACTACTCCAACGAGTGGTAGCAGCTTGCCAGCCATCGCCATAGTATCTACTAGTATCTCTCACGTAGCATGTGTTACGATGAAACGATGAGCTCGATCTCGCACTCGGCAGAGAGGCTTATCGCATAGATTGCCGCATCGTGTGCAGGGGATAGAAAAGCTGCTGCGTTTTCTCACTTTCCCGAAAGGAATAGAAAGCTGGCCGTGATCTTTGCCCGTCCAGTGCCGGTTGCCACGTTTTGGCATGCATCTCTCTCTAGCCAGTCACGATGGTCTTGGCGCGGAATCTCTGCCGCATCATGCACACAGATATACGTGTGCTGCAAAGTGGAAGTCCACacgtacaattttttttttaaaaaaaaactctagcAAGGAATAGGACAGGCACGTTTGTTATTGTTACCAGATGAATTGACACTAGGCATTGAGAATATTCTCAAGTGGAAGCAACATCATCTCACAAGGAATCACGCCGCGTCATCAGCATAACAAATCATGCATAGTAGTTAACCCAGGAGTATGTATATTTGTAACTACAACAGAAAACTACCATCACCTCCAACCTTCAACATCAGTAGTGTACGACTTTTGCTTAGACTTCTGTAAAGAAATTTTGTTAAAGGAGGATTAATTTTAACAGAGCAGACGTACTAGTACAAGGCAGAGGCAGTGAGGGATGGGATCTCCATTAGCTCTgctttaatctttttttttaatgagCTTTTCAAAAGGAGCCGAGGACGACACTAAATTTTCAAAAGCATGACGAGTACACTCGCGGGCACATGATCCACATGTTGATGGGGAGCTGCCCCTCTCATCTCCGATCCCGCCACTGTGCTGTCCTAGCGTCCTGTGTTGCCTATAAGGCAGCGCACTTCGCCAGCATGCTCCACAAGCAGAGACAAGCAACGAGTGTGCTCTGTCTGTCTAGATCTTTCTCCTCGGTTCTTccacgacgacgaggacgccatgtccgccgcggcgacggcgccgccgtgtCACAGCCGGGCGTCCCCTCTCAACCCGAACTCGAGGGCCACGCCGAGCATCGCCGGCAAGCCCAACGCCGTGTCCACCACGAGGAGGCACCTCGCCAACCTCGACCGCCTCCTCgtcaagccgccgccgctcccgctcccgctcccggtCCAGCACAGGAATCAAGCGCCGGCCGAGGCGCCCGGCGACGGGGAGGTCACTCCCGACGAccgcagcggccgcggcgggctTCTCAACGCGCTGAACCTGTCCACGTTCCTGCCCTTCACGCGGAAGCCCGCCGTGGACGAGATGTCCCCGCGTAGCCTGGCGTACATGCAGCGCCTCCTGACGCTCTCGCCGCGACTGTCGCCCAAGGGCTCCATCGCCGGCGAGTGGCGGAGGTACCACGGCAAGGGCGGGTGGGAGGGCCTCCTGGACCCGCTCGACCACAACCTCCGCCGCGAGCTCCTCCGGTACGGAGACTTCGTGCAGGCCGCGTACACGGCGTTCCACTCCATGCCGTCGGCGGCCGATCAGGCGGCGGCCAGCTCGCACGGCCAGCACCGCACGCTCGTGCTCCCGGACCGGTCCTACCGCCCGACGCGGAGCCTGTTCGCCTCGTCGTCGCTGGCCATCCCGccgtgggcgcggcggcggtcggcgcccGCCTGGCTCACGCAGCGCACCAGCTTCGTCGGCTACGTGGCCGTCTGCGACAACGAGCGGGAGGTCCGGCGGATGGGCCGCCGCGACATCGCCATCGTGCTGCGCGGCACCGCCACGTGCCCCGAGTGGGCCGAGAACCTCCGCGCCAGCCTCGTGCCGCTCGCGGACGACGACCAAAGCGACGACGCCGCGTCCGCGCCCAAGGTGGCCAAGGGGTTCCTCAGCCTGTACAGGACGCCCGGCGACCACGTGCCCAGCCTCTCGGCCGCCATAGTGGAGGAGGTGAAGCGCCTCGTGGAGCTATACAAGGGGGAGGAGCTCAGCATCACGATCGTCGGCCACAGCCTCGGCGCCTCCCtggccctcctcgccgccgacgagctcagCGCGTGCCTTGCCGGTGCCGCCGACACCACGGACCATCGGCCGCCGCCCATCGCGGTGGTCTCGTTCGGCGGACCCAAGACCGGCAACCGCGCGTTCGCGGACCGGCTGCGGCGGGAGCGCGGCGTGAACGTGCTGCGCGTAGTGAACGTGGGCGACGTGGTGACTCGCGTGCCGGCGCCGATCGCGCGGGAAGGGTACGCGCACGCGGACGGCGCGGAGCTGAGGCTGCACAGCCGCGACTCCCCGTGCCTGCGCCCCGACGCGGGCCCCGCGTGCTGCCACGACCTGGAGGCCTACCTGCACCTGCTCGACGGGTTCACCGGCTCCGGCCGGCCGTTCCGCGCCGACGCGAGCCGCAGCGTGGCGCGGCTGCTGGCGTACCAGCGGCCCAGCGTGAGGCGCGCGTACGTGGAGCGCGCGCGGGTGCTCGGGTTCGAGCCGGCCTCGCCGAGGACCGCCACGGCCAACGGCGCCTGCGCCGACGGCCAGTACGGCTACTTGGCAAGCCCCACATGATCAGCCTGTAGCATGCAATGCATGCACAACCTCCAAAGTTAACTGTCCAAAAGTATAATCTGCACGTGTTTCTAAATGTGCCACCACTTCTCGTGCGTGTGTTAACTGTGTATCGAATCACCGTGTGTATCTACCCCTGTACATTTTATTAGCCCACGAGCATCAGACGGCAGAGGTTATGCACGCGGTTGACGAAGAGATCCCTTGTATCGTCCGCATTGCCTTCAGGGAACATACAAAGGTATGATATTAGCTGTCTATACAAGGGATGACACGTGGAATTTATGTAACGTGTATTAATGAAGATAGGGAATAAGGTTCTCTTAAGCAAGAGACTATCTCTATCATGTGCATGTGAAACGAAGCTAGATGTTCCATTGTCTCTTGCCACAGTATTATTTTGTCCCAAAAATAAGTGTAGTTTCTAgctactccctctatcctaaattactattcgttttgctttttctagatacataacctTTGACATgaatctagatatatattatgtctagatacatagtaaaagttatgtatcaagaaaagtcaaaacaaaaagTAATCGGAGGAAGTATTTACATGGAGAGATAGTCAAAAATTGTACTTATTTGGAACTGAGGTAGTATTTACTGTGGACCAATACTACTATAATATTAATATAATGCAGTGGTTCAATACATTTAAATAATCACATGCTTTGGGTACTTTGGCGCTTGAAGTGGACGAGATTTAAAAGAGCAATTGCAAAATGGTACCAATGGAAGAGTTAGAGCCTGATTGGTTCGATGCCCATCGCAGCCTCGCTCGCAATAGCGATGCAGGCTCTCGCTGGGTAGGCTTGTCAAGTGTAGTGGCACTTTGTTTGGCTCCCGTATCAAGTATCAACACTAGCTGCACAGCTCATCCAAGCGACTCCTCCTACCACCGCGCAAGCCGGGCTCGGCGGAGATGGCCGATTCTCACGTTTTTCTGGAGCCTGGGCGGTGGCCGTTAGGGTGCCTTTGAATGCTGAGAGCCTGGCCTGATGCCTAGATCAAGCAACCAAACTAGCACACCCCGCATACCCAGAGCCTAGTTCAACCTCGCACAGGGAACCAATCACACTCTTAGTGTCTAGTTATTTTGTGCAACTATGAGTACGTGTGTGCTATCCTGATTAGAAAGGAGTGACTGTGGAGGTGGCTGGCGAAGCGAGAGACATGGTGCCGCCAATTGTGTGTTGCAGAGGACGTTCGATGTACAAGGTTAGCAATGAAGGAGTGCAAAACTTCATTGTTTAGACGGTTGTGTCTAGTGTGCTTCAAGAGGGGTGTCCGGCAATCAGTGGCAGACTTATATGGAGCCAAGCTAGAACATGGACCGCCACATTTTTTGTTTTAATGGACGTACTCTATATCCTATTTATGCCACTCATTTTCCGAGCACCCCTCAAAGGGGGAGAGCCACTTGAAATTCAGAGGCGGTGAGAGGAGGGAGCAAGCAAAGAAGTCACGAGGTAGAAATTGGAATGGAACGAAgcgtgagagaaaaatactaagTAGATTTATGAAGATCCCAGGACTCACGTGcgtgaaaaaaaaagtgaaatgaTTCAGGATGTCCCATATATTATACGTTCCTTAATTAATTATAGGGTGCGTCTGGTTGCATGCATCACATGATGCATGCTAGATGGGGTCTGATTTAGTGGGTGTTTGGTAGGACTCCAAttatagctccactccacctcagctccactccaccaacttcaaaaaATATTGAAGTTGTTGTACGTGTTTGGCTAATTGCAGTGCCGTAGCTCCACAAACATAGAGACTTgttgtgaatagtctattttatCCTTTGTGAATGGGTTCATGTGTCAGtctcttctctctttttccctCCTCTCCatccctttctctttttcagATCCTGAGCTCCGCAGCAGTAGCGTCGGTGGCGCCTGCAGCCCCGGTGCCCGCGGCCATCTAGCAGCAGCGAACGGTGATGAGCATAGGGCCACGGTGGAGTCTGGGCAAGCTTAGCTTCATTGACCCACGGTGCCGATAGGtactcctccccccccccccccccgagctTCATTGACCCTTATCGACACCCGTACTCGCCTCGCGGAGGAGCTCCTACTCGCCCGGTCAGTGGCACGCTCCCCGCGGAGGAGCTCCTACTTGCCCAGCTGGCGGCGTGCCCCTCACGGAGGAGCTCCTACTCGCTCGGCCACACCCCCCCCCTCGCGCGGaggagctcctgctcgcccgGCCAGCTGCGGAATCCAAcagcccggccggcggcgcacccCCCGCGGAGGAACTCCTGCTAGCCCGACCGGCGG encodes the following:
- the LOC101768922 gene encoding phospholipase A1-Ibeta2, chloroplastic translates to MSAAATAPPCHSRASPLNPNSRATPSIAGKPNAVSTTRRHLANLDRLLVKPPPLPLPLPVQHRNQAPAEAPGDGEVTPDDRSGRGGLLNALNLSTFLPFTRKPAVDEMSPRSLAYMQRLLTLSPRLSPKGSIAGEWRRYHGKGGWEGLLDPLDHNLRRELLRYGDFVQAAYTAFHSMPSAADQAAASSHGQHRTLVLPDRSYRPTRSLFASSSLAIPPWARRRSAPAWLTQRTSFVGYVAVCDNEREVRRMGRRDIAIVLRGTATCPEWAENLRASLVPLADDDQSDDAASAPKVAKGFLSLYRTPGDHVPSLSAAIVEEVKRLVELYKGEELSITIVGHSLGASLALLAADELSACLAGAADTTDHRPPPIAVVSFGGPKTGNRAFADRLRRERGVNVLRVVNVGDVVTRVPAPIAREGYAHADGAELRLHSRDSPCLRPDAGPACCHDLEAYLHLLDGFTGSGRPFRADASRSVARLLAYQRPSVRRAYVERARVLGFEPASPRTATANGACADGQYGYLASPT